The genome window ATCGAACCACTTCTCTCGAAGGCATGAGCTTGATGCCGACGCTTTCGCATGCGCGATGCTCAAGCAGAGAAAGGACCTCTCGGACGCTCTGGTGAAACTTACCAAGGATAACTTATCGAACCTGCATCCTCATCCGTGGTACGCCTTCTTCTACTACTCACATCCTCTCATACTTCAGAGACTTAAAAAGATAAGGAAGGACTTCTAAGGAGCGGGCTTCTCGATTATGTTCTTGATGATGGCTTCGAATGCTTCCACTGACCTGTTTCCTTGATACCTCTTTCCGTTGATGAAGATGGTTGGAGTTCCGCCCACGTCTGCCATCTCGCCATCCTGGAGGTCGGCATTTATGAGAGCATCATACGGTGCATCGTTGAGATCGTTTTCGAACTTTTCTCTGTTAAGGCCAAGTTCGGTGGCGAACTTTGTAATGCTCTCCTTACTGATGGTTCTGAAATTATCGAAGAGTTTCTGCCGCATCTCCCAGAACTTCCCCTGCTCGCCGGCAGCGAGAGCGGCTTTTGCAGCCATTCGCGCTAAGCCGTGTATCCTTTCGAGGGGGAAGTTTTTGAAGACATGTTTCACGTCGTTGGGGTATTTTTCTGATATCTGATTGAGGATCTTGCTCAGATTGGCACAATAGGGACACTGAAAATCGGAGAACTCCACAATTGTTACCGGAGCGTTCCGGGATCCCCGGAAGGGGGCATCCTTCACGGAAATATCATAAACCATGTCCGGGTCTATCTCTGGAGCGGCCCTGTTAGCCCTCAACGTCCTCTTGACATGAAGCAGGATTTCCTGATCGCTTTTCCCTTCTTTGATCCTGTTAATGATATCCTGAGCGAGATGCATGGCCAGTGGATTCTGAGATCCATTTTTGAGAAGCTCCGCGATCGGT of Acidobacteriota bacterium contains these proteins:
- a CDS encoding thioredoxin domain-containing protein, encoding MKRLTIVFLVPFFMLFTYFFSTVSAPAMDKGKTASTEKKPEPSELKGLDLTGLSREQENKLKKIISENKMTSCVTKPIAELLKNGSQNPLAMHLAQDIINRIKEGKSDQEILLHVKRTLRANRAAPEIDPDMVYDISVKDAPFRGSRNAPVTIVEFSDFQCPYCANLSKILNQISEKYPNDVKHVFKNFPLERIHGLARMAAKAALAAGEQGKFWEMRQKLFDNFRTISKESITKFATELGLNREKFENDLNDAPYDALINADLQDGEMADVGGTPTIFINGKRYQGNRSVEAFEAIIKNIIEKPAP